Proteins encoded by one window of Flavobacterium sp. N502540:
- a CDS encoding RHS repeat-associated core domain-containing protein: MKIYIPGVILLFFISAGIKAQTLSNDNFVYTLAPKKAVKAANLSALTKDEMSQNVTYFDGLGRPIQTIAIGQGTGGKDIVTPMEYDGFGRQAIEYLPYAVANGSNNYPKIDPTAAINAATVFYSTEKYDDTPNPFSQKAFEASPLNRVLKQAAPGAPWAMDNGHEIKIDYQSNTTADAVKKYKANAIWQAGLGLYDISFLDEGTYAEGKLYKTVTYDENTTANPSESSGSTVEFKNTEGQIILKRTYNSGNRHDTYYVYDIYGNLTYVMPPKVTGAVNDDVLNGLCYQYKYDYRNRLVEKKLPGKQWEFIVYDKLDRLVATGPAFSPFKDETAEGWLITKYDAFSRPVYTGWSSQTSNSATRKALQDAQNTAAVLFETKQSSGTIDDIPVYYSNNIAPTNFKLLTVTYYDDYAFPNAATKPVTIEEQPVLDNAKGLVIGSWTRALTMASETLGETTTTFYDRKARAISTRTQNYLSGYTNIDSKLDFIGKSLYTITKHKRTSGDTELTIREEYTYSPQDRLLTHTHQINGGTVELLAENTYDDLGQLIVKNVGNNTASPLQRVYYSYNVRGWLTGINNVENLQQDTDPLDLFAFKINYDKQPGNSQVQALYNGNISETYWKTNTDLTKRSYGYQYDNLNRLTNAIYSKPNDAIPISGAYNESLSYDKNGNIKFLQRYGASDAPSIVFQTDDLTYGYLNENSNQLTKVTDGPAGNDSEGFKDGNKADDDFTYDANGNMITDKNKNITSVTYNHLNLPVKITFATTGNIEYIYNANGVKLSKTVNKGTCITTITDYLGGFQYESMANKCKRPGGGYYGVLKFFPTAEGYVEPSAGSYKYVYQYKDHLGNIRLSYAKNPVTQVLEIIDENNYYPFGLKHKGYNDYVATSNKYKYNGKELQDELGLNFYDYGSRLYDPARVGWTTIDPLAEKMRRWSPYNYCFDNPLRFIDPDGMAPYDWKKDANGNMVFDPNLNSGNLLTQLKSGEKYIGATHTEKVSNDAGNYDLNYNADGSILSSDNYDASSDGLRIFGVGGDAVAGSGDLGSDRGSGSIQADTGDQGTLLDLGQMLGSLLMDGLMANPLTMSIGISLKYGDSKKESTTETTTPSAPEKVTMSLQHYSVSDIPNNKSSVSKVGSHDTLVYPSQVRSINEINKRNFKREQQKSDSLNTVKGF, from the coding sequence ATGAAAATATATATACCAGGAGTAATTTTATTATTCTTTATAAGTGCAGGTATCAAAGCCCAGACTTTAAGCAATGACAACTTTGTATACACACTTGCTCCAAAAAAAGCGGTTAAGGCAGCAAATCTAAGTGCGTTGACCAAAGATGAAATGAGTCAGAATGTGACGTATTTTGACGGATTAGGCCGCCCGATACAAACTATTGCTATTGGTCAGGGAACAGGAGGCAAAGACATTGTAACACCTATGGAGTATGATGGTTTTGGACGACAAGCCATAGAATACCTGCCGTATGCAGTGGCTAACGGAAGCAACAATTACCCCAAGATCGACCCGACAGCAGCTATAAATGCCGCAACTGTCTTTTATAGTACTGAAAAGTATGACGATACCCCAAATCCTTTTTCTCAAAAAGCATTTGAAGCATCACCACTAAACCGTGTTCTCAAACAAGCCGCTCCGGGAGCTCCCTGGGCAATGGACAATGGACATGAAATTAAAATCGATTACCAGTCCAATACTACTGCCGATGCCGTAAAAAAGTACAAAGCCAATGCTATTTGGCAGGCAGGCTTAGGATTGTACGACATTAGTTTTTTAGATGAAGGAACGTATGCTGAAGGGAAATTGTATAAAACAGTGACCTACGACGAGAATACAACAGCAAACCCAAGTGAGTCATCAGGCTCTACAGTAGAATTTAAAAACACGGAAGGACAAATCATTCTTAAAAGAACCTACAATTCAGGCAACCGACACGATACGTACTACGTTTACGATATTTATGGCAATCTGACTTATGTAATGCCGCCAAAAGTAACGGGTGCGGTTAATGATGATGTTTTAAACGGTTTATGTTACCAGTACAAATACGATTATCGCAATCGTCTGGTCGAGAAAAAACTGCCCGGTAAACAATGGGAGTTTATAGTCTATGACAAACTCGATCGCCTTGTAGCAACCGGACCGGCTTTTTCGCCTTTTAAAGATGAAACCGCCGAAGGCTGGCTCATTACCAAATATGACGCCTTCAGCAGACCTGTTTATACCGGCTGGAGCAGTCAAACCTCAAATTCAGCTACCAGAAAGGCATTACAGGATGCCCAAAATACTGCTGCCGTTTTATTTGAAACGAAACAAAGTTCAGGAACCATAGACGATATACCGGTATACTACAGCAATAACATTGCTCCAACGAACTTTAAACTCTTAACGGTTACCTATTATGACGACTATGCTTTTCCTAATGCTGCGACCAAACCCGTAACCATCGAAGAGCAGCCTGTCTTAGACAATGCCAAAGGTCTGGTGATCGGAAGCTGGACAAGAGCCCTAACAATGGCATCAGAAACATTGGGAGAAACTACTACTACTTTTTATGATAGAAAAGCCAGAGCAATAAGTACACGAACTCAAAATTATCTAAGCGGTTATACCAATATCGACAGCAAACTTGATTTTATTGGAAAGTCACTCTATACCATCACCAAACATAAACGTACCTCAGGAGATACCGAGCTCACCATAAGAGAGGAATATACCTACTCGCCACAAGATCGTTTGCTGACTCACACGCATCAAATCAATGGAGGAACAGTAGAACTTTTAGCAGAGAACACTTATGATGACTTAGGACAATTGATCGTTAAAAATGTTGGAAACAACACAGCAAGTCCTTTACAGAGAGTATATTATAGCTACAACGTCAGAGGTTGGCTCACCGGAATCAACAATGTTGAAAACCTACAGCAAGACACAGATCCGTTGGATTTGTTTGCTTTTAAGATTAATTACGACAAACAACCAGGCAACTCACAGGTTCAGGCCTTGTATAATGGAAATATTTCAGAAACCTATTGGAAGACCAACACAGATCTTACCAAGCGTTCTTATGGCTATCAGTACGACAATCTGAATCGTTTAACTAATGCCATTTACAGCAAGCCAAACGATGCCATTCCGATTTCAGGGGCCTATAACGAAAGTTTAAGTTACGATAAAAACGGAAACATTAAATTCCTGCAGCGATATGGAGCTAGTGACGCTCCGTCTATTGTTTTTCAGACCGATGATTTAACTTATGGATATCTGAATGAAAACTCGAATCAATTAACCAAAGTAACCGACGGTCCTGCCGGAAATGATAGCGAAGGCTTTAAAGATGGTAATAAAGCAGATGATGATTTTACTTATGACGCTAATGGAAATATGATTACCGATAAAAACAAAAACATCACTTCTGTCACTTACAACCATTTGAATTTACCCGTAAAAATTACTTTTGCGACCACTGGAAATATTGAGTACATTTACAATGCAAATGGCGTAAAACTGAGTAAAACGGTCAATAAAGGTACTTGTATCACTACCATTACAGACTATTTAGGAGGATTCCAATACGAAAGTATGGCCAATAAATGTAAAAGACCAGGTGGAGGATATTATGGAGTACTGAAGTTTTTCCCAACTGCCGAGGGTTATGTAGAGCCTTCCGCAGGTTCTTATAAATATGTGTACCAGTACAAAGATCATTTGGGTAATATACGATTGAGTTATGCTAAAAATCCGGTTACGCAAGTTCTTGAAATTATTGACGAAAATAATTATTACCCTTTTGGATTAAAACACAAGGGGTATAATGATTATGTAGCTACGAGTAATAAGTATAAGTATAATGGAAAGGAATTGCAAGACGAGCTGGGGCTTAACTTCTACGATTATGGTTCGAGATTATATGATCCTGCAAGAGTTGGTTGGACTACGATAGATCCTTTAGCTGAAAAAATGAGAAGATGGTCTCCGTATAATTATTGTTTTGATAATCCATTAAGATTTATTGATCCTGATGGAATGGCTCCTTATGATTGGAAAAAAGACGCAAATGGAAATATGGTTTTTGACCCTAATCTTAATAGTGGGAATTTGCTAACTCAATTAAAAAGTGGAGAAAAATATATTGGAGCAACTCACACTGAAAAAGTTTCTAATGATGCAGGTAACTATGATCTTAATTATAATGCGGATGGGAGTATATTATCATCAGATAATTATGATGCATCGAGCGATGGTTTAAGAATTTTTGGAGTTGGTGGAGATGCCGTGGCAGGAAGTGGAGATTTGGGAAGCGATCGAGGATCTGGTTCAATACAAGCCGATACAGGTGATCAAGGTACTTTATTAGATTTAGGTCAAATGCTTGGAAGTCTTTTAATGGATGGTTTAATGGCAAATCCTTTAACTATGAGTATAGGTATTAGTCTTAAGTATGGTGATTCTAAAAAGGAATCGACAACTGAAACAACGACTCCATCCGCACCTGAAAAAGTCACAATGTCATTACAACATTATTCAGTTTCAGATATTCCAAACAATAAGTCGAGTGTAAGTAAAGTTGGCTCACATGATACTTTGGTATATCCGTCACAAGTACGAAGCATTAATGAAATTAATAAAAGGAATTTTAAACGTGAACAACAAAAATCCGATTCTCTTAATACAGTGAAAGGATTTTGA
- a CDS encoding RHS repeat-associated core domain-containing protein, giving the protein MSYAKNPATQVFTIIDENNYCPFGLKHKEYNDYVATSNKYEYNGKELQDELGLNTYDYGARIYTPDAPRFWQIDPLAEKGRRWSPYAYAFDNPVYFIDPDGMWPDNPITGLINRATTAVKNYVVNKVSTVVSNTRNILSHKASIMLDKITPDIKIGKAEKAQKAFGFGVSFTTEGGKQGGMVSDQAGRDTPQVDMSVIVGLTDVYGPPTTVPGVVPDGSNPFVKSPDGGDEVKSEPTMKTESSEVQISVPKVTLDASGNGSRSATKFFKDTIVNKKDSARVTNEAKNIQQNDIKNFNKKYGTDF; this is encoded by the coding sequence TTGAGTTATGCTAAAAATCCGGCAACGCAAGTTTTTACTATTATTGACGAGAATAATTATTGCCCTTTTGGACTGAAACACAAGGAGTATAATGATTATGTAGCTACGAGTAATAAGTATGAGTACAACGGCAAGGAGCTTCAGGATGAGTTGGGATTGAATACTTATGATTATGGAGCAAGAATTTATACTCCCGATGCACCAAGATTTTGGCAGATTGACCCGTTGGCGGAAAAAGGTCGTAGATGGTCACCATATGCCTATGCCTTTGATAATCCAGTGTATTTTATTGACCCTGATGGTATGTGGCCAGATAATCCAATTACAGGTTTAATTAATAGAGCTACTACAGCAGTTAAAAATTATGTTGTCAATAAAGTAAGTACTGTTGTCTCAAATACTAGAAATATTCTTTCTCATAAAGCTAGTATTATGTTAGATAAAATAACACCTGATATTAAAATAGGAAAGGCTGAAAAGGCTCAAAAAGCATTTGGTTTTGGTGTTAGTTTTACGACCGAAGGAGGAAAACAGGGAGGAATGGTTAGTGATCAGGCTGGAAGAGATACTCCGCAAGTAGATATGAGTGTAATAGTTGGGCTAACTGATGTTTATGGTCCGCCGACAACTGTTCCCGGTGTAGTTCCTGATGGCAGTAATCCTTTTGTGAAGAGTCCAGATGGCGGAGATGAAGTAAAATCCGAACCAACAATGAAAACAGAAAGTAGTGAAGTTCAAATATCAGTACCCAAGGTGACACTTGACGCAAGTGGTAACGGTTCAAGATCAGCTACTAAGTTTTTTAAAGATACTATTGTCAATAAAAAAGATTCTGCAAGAGTAACTAATGAGGCTAAAAATATACAACAAAATGATATCAAAAATTTCAATAAAAAATATGGAACGGATTTTTAA
- a CDS encoding DUF5977 domain-containing protein produces the protein MIYQFLETTEQPSGQYSNPQTLDFIIYPGHYTMDIRNIEGITSSITASWSKKTFVTQRKGGGVRIQKIMNFDSNNSIIGVKKFLYNNTNGSTTGKLIEPLIYDFPIFATDYTRHDDEWPGGQAGLDGSLGYYTYIYRVRMSNSTSASNLVQNPGVVGYDRVIELDGENGENGRTEYYYHNIEDVLPSRILPYIPLIHNPKNGKVSKIIYFNAVGDSIKKNEYQYTLKDTKYIQGLTKETMYPEARRPNPSPYYVNTSILRYYNIPSYWIVSSEEIETLFNRGQNGTTVTKRFYYDNYIHLNLTKSELVLSEGKIKGTKYIYARDSEASNLPFVSEMINSNMISIPLKKQIFNENDILSEQLTVYDKSTSTSNLLLPKAIYAAKFTNGLLNIPNIGNLEKKITYDQYDDKGNILQYTPESGVSTSIIWGYNKTQPIAKIENASYSSIPAGTITNLQELSNADTDNCMSESCTEQLFRNALNTLRNSLPNAFITTYTYNPLVGVTSITDPKGVPSYYEYDSFGRLKFIKDQDLNVLQKYCYNYKGQQTDCSDNTSTTEYFYKSAARTGSFTRNNCPVGGTGQSVSYSQDVGAYISTISQADAESKGLDKFNTEGQIYANANGGCTFYSAAISQSITKNNCATGGVGSSVVYSQPYGTMSSNSSQADADDKGLIKFNTDGQNYANTNGTCTFSSVSITGNFIKNNCVAGGVGQVVSYTLPAGSKTSTVSQADADSQAVALFNTNGEVNANTVGVCTFSSASITGTFTKNSCPGGGVPQVVSYTLWAGAKTSTVSQADADSQAAILFNINGQANANAVGTCTFSSISMTGTFTKNNCPVGGVGQVVSYTLPAGSKTSTVSQADADWQALALFNTNGQASANATIICTFYNKAKSKSFVQKKCPKKGSITRTVPAGKYSSKISQQDADAKAQKEIDEFGEDVAKSKC, from the coding sequence TTGATATATCAGTTTTTAGAAACTACTGAACAACCATCAGGTCAATATTCGAATCCCCAAACTTTAGATTTTATAATCTATCCAGGACATTATACAATGGATATTAGAAACATTGAAGGAATAACTTCTTCTATAACTGCTAGTTGGAGTAAAAAAACTTTTGTAACACAAAGAAAAGGAGGAGGGGTAAGAATTCAGAAAATAATGAATTTTGATAGTAATAATAGTATAATCGGAGTAAAGAAATTTTTATATAATAATACAAATGGTTCGACAACAGGTAAACTTATTGAACCGCTTATTTACGATTTTCCAATATTTGCAACTGATTACACTCGTCATGATGATGAGTGGCCAGGAGGACAGGCCGGATTGGATGGTTCTTTAGGTTACTACACTTATATTTATAGGGTTCGTATGTCAAATTCTACTTCAGCTTCAAATCTTGTGCAAAATCCGGGAGTAGTTGGTTACGATAGAGTCATTGAGTTAGATGGGGAAAATGGAGAGAATGGAAGAACAGAGTACTATTATCATAACATTGAAGATGTTTTACCGTCAAGGATTCTGCCGTATATCCCCCTTATTCATAATCCTAAAAACGGGAAAGTCAGTAAGATTATTTATTTTAATGCTGTAGGAGATTCCATTAAAAAGAATGAATATCAATATACATTAAAAGATACCAAATATATTCAGGGATTAACAAAAGAAACAATGTACCCTGAAGCCAGAAGACCAAATCCTAGTCCATATTATGTAAATACATCTATTTTAAGATATTATAATATTCCATCATATTGGATTGTTTCCTCTGAAGAGATTGAAACTCTTTTTAATAGGGGGCAAAATGGAACAACTGTTACAAAAAGATTCTACTATGATAATTATATACATCTTAATCTAACAAAATCAGAATTAGTATTAAGTGAAGGCAAGATAAAGGGAACTAAATATATATACGCGCGAGATTCTGAAGCAAGTAATTTGCCTTTTGTGTCTGAAATGATAAATAGCAATATGATCAGTATTCCATTAAAAAAACAAATTTTTAATGAGAATGATATATTATCAGAACAATTAACAGTTTATGATAAAAGTACGTCAACGAGTAATTTATTGCTTCCAAAAGCGATATATGCAGCTAAGTTTACAAATGGACTCCTTAATATTCCTAATATAGGTAATCTTGAAAAGAAAATTACGTATGATCAGTATGATGATAAGGGAAACATTCTGCAATATACACCTGAATCAGGAGTATCGACGTCTATAATCTGGGGATATAATAAAACACAGCCTATTGCCAAAATTGAAAATGCATCTTATAGTTCGATCCCGGCAGGAACCATAACAAACTTACAGGAGCTTTCAAATGCAGATACAGATAATTGCATGTCAGAGAGTTGTACCGAACAATTATTTAGAAATGCTTTGAATACATTAAGAAATTCTCTTCCAAATGCTTTTATTACCACTTATACTTATAATCCATTGGTTGGAGTAACCAGTATAACAGATCCGAAAGGAGTACCTTCTTATTACGAATATGATTCTTTTGGCAGATTGAAATTTATAAAAGATCAGGATTTAAATGTACTTCAAAAATATTGCTACAATTATAAAGGTCAGCAAACAGATTGCAGCGATAATACTTCAACCACCGAGTATTTCTATAAAAGTGCAGCCAGAACCGGATCGTTTACCAGAAATAATTGCCCTGTGGGAGGAACAGGACAAAGTGTGAGTTATAGTCAGGATGTTGGGGCATATATTTCGACCATTTCACAAGCTGACGCAGAGAGCAAAGGATTAGATAAATTTAATACCGAAGGACAAATTTATGCTAATGCAAATGGTGGTTGTACTTTTTACAGTGCCGCAATAAGCCAATCTATTACTAAGAATAATTGTGCAACAGGAGGAGTAGGCTCAAGCGTTGTTTACAGTCAGCCTTATGGTACAATGTCTTCTAATTCTTCACAAGCTGATGCTGACGATAAGGGATTAATTAAGTTTAACACTGACGGGCAAAACTATGCTAATACAAATGGAACTTGTACTTTTTCTAGCGTTAGCATAACAGGAAATTTTATCAAAAACAATTGCGTTGCAGGAGGTGTTGGACAGGTAGTTAGTTATACGCTTCCGGCAGGTTCAAAAACATCGACTGTTTCCCAAGCCGATGCAGATTCTCAAGCAGTAGCCTTGTTTAATACAAATGGAGAGGTAAATGCTAATACCGTCGGAGTTTGTACCTTTTCAAGTGCAAGTATAACGGGTACATTTACTAAAAATAGTTGCCCTGGAGGAGGTGTACCACAAGTCGTTAGTTATACGCTGTGGGCAGGGGCAAAAACATCGACTGTTTCTCAGGCTGATGCAGATTCCCAAGCAGCAATCTTGTTTAATATAAATGGGCAAGCAAATGCGAATGCTGTAGGAACCTGTACTTTTTCTAGTATAAGTATGACTGGGACATTTACTAAAAATAATTGTCCTGTTGGAGGTGTTGGGCAGGTCGTAAGTTATACACTTCCGGCAGGTTCAAAAACATCAACCGTTTCTCAGGCTGATGCAGATTGGCAGGCATTAGCTTTATTTAATACCAATGGACAGGCAAGTGCTAATGCAACAATCATTTGTACTTTTTATAATAAAGCTAAAAGTAAGAGTTTTGTACAGAAGAAGTGTCCCAAAAAAGGCAGTATCACACGTACCGTTCCTGCCGGGAAATACAGTTCTAAAATTTCCCAACAAGATGCAGATGCAAAAGCTCAGAAGGAAATTGATGAGTTTGGAGAAGATGTCGCTAAAAGTAAATGTTAA
- a CDS encoding RHS repeat-associated core domain-containing protein, giving the protein MEFFPTAEGYYDNIDKKYVYQYKDHLGNIRLSYAKNPATQVLTIIDENNYYPFGLKHKGYNDYVATSNKYKYNGKELQDELGLNFYDYGSRLYDPARVGWTTIDPLAEKMRRWSPYNYCFDNPLRFIDPDGMAPYDWKKDANGNMVFDPNLNSGNLLTQLKSGEKYIGATHTEKVSNDAGNYDLNYNADGSILSSDNYDASSDGLRIFGVGGDAVAGSGDLGSDRGSGSIQADTGDQGTLLDLGQMLGSLLMDGLMANPLTMSIGISLKYGDSKKESTTESTMSTSPEMINMQIQNYSTTDPIRGNDSQVHVGKPRDTSVLPSDSAMINTLNKQNYKAKMQEAQRKTLIYKQNH; this is encoded by the coding sequence TTGGAGTTTTTTCCAACGGCTGAAGGGTATTATGATAACATAGATAAAAAGTATGTTTACCAATACAAAGATCATTTGGGTAACATACGATTGAGTTATGCTAAAAATCCGGCAACGCAAGTTCTTACCATTATTGATGAGAATAATTATTATCCTTTTGGATTGAAACACAAGGGATATAATGATTATGTAGCTACGAGTAATAAGTATAAGTACAATGGAAAGGAATTGCAAGACGAGCTGGGGCTTAACTTCTACGATTATGGTTCGAGATTATATGATCCTGCAAGAGTTGGTTGGACTACGATAGATCCTTTAGCTGAAAAAATGAGAAGATGGTCTCCGTATAATTATTGTTTTGATAATCCATTAAGATTTATTGATCCTGATGGAATGGCTCCTTATGATTGGAAAAAAGACGCAAATGGAAATATGGTTTTTGACCCTAATCTTAATAGTGGGAATTTGCTAACTCAATTAAAAAGTGGAGAAAAATATATTGGAGCAACTCACACTGAAAAAGTTTCTAATGATGCAGGTAACTATGATCTTAATTATAATGCGGATGGGAGTATATTATCATCAGATAATTATGATGCATCGAGCGATGGTTTAAGAATTTTTGGAGTTGGTGGAGATGCCGTGGCAGGAAGTGGAGATTTGGGAAGCGATCGAGGATCTGGTTCAATACAAGCCGATACAGGTGATCAAGGTACTTTATTAGATTTAGGTCAAATGCTTGGAAGCCTTTTAATGGATGGTTTAATGGCAAATCCTTTAACTATGAGTATAGGTATTAGTCTTAAATATGGTGATTCTAAAAAGGAATCAACAACTGAAAGTACAATGTCAACGAGTCCGGAAATGATAAATATGCAGATTCAAAATTATTCAACAACTGACCCTATAAGAGGAAATGATTCGCAAGTTCATGTAGGAAAACCTAGAGATACATCTGTTTTACCTTCAGATTCTGCAATGATTAATACTTTAAATAAGCAAAATTATAAAGCAAAAATGCAAGAAGCACAGAGGAAAACTTTAATATACAAACAAAATCATTAA